The following proteins come from a genomic window of Rutidosis leptorrhynchoides isolate AG116_Rl617_1_P2 chromosome 10, CSIRO_AGI_Rlap_v1, whole genome shotgun sequence:
- the LOC139871181 gene encoding uncharacterized protein: MAPKKKGMSEEEVDNKINQTITNLLPNIIAQAIDAMRNQGGETFKHEDEDEYVEKKAITGDTIHVWLGRFQKQRPLSFSTASTPVEAENWITHIEKIYRVLGCEERFWVPLAVYKLEGDAQRWWIALRQAKGGIDFEDSLDWVDFKELFFRQYFSEAEKEAVIREYANIKQGNDESINDFTKRFLRLVGLIGAAAGSSEDQARKYKWAVHGRYRSKMINLKCFDVAEAADYARNLEMERAEYLATKNEDGKNKRVKIAQPLRSVPAPTTKQGQQSGNQGYRSNNWNNRGNQQRIDNGPNNNNRGQLQVYRPQGQQRGNGSGGVNANAPCGTCGKNHPGRVCYRSAGSCFACGEVGHLAKDCKNPRPGFVPKVPPPAPGGRVFAMTAAQAADATGNQGGVGNEGRV; encoded by the exons ATGGCACCGAAAAAAAAGGGAATGTCCGAGGAGGAGGTAGATAACAAGATTAACCAAACTATCACGAATTTGTTACCCAACATTATAGCTCAAGCTATTGATGCTATGCGTAATCAAGGTGGCGAGACTTTTAAGCATGAAGACGAGGATGAGTATGTGGAGAAGAAAGCTATAACGGGGGATACTATTCATGTTTGGTTAGGACGCTTTCAAAAACAACGTCCTTTGTCATTCAGCACTGCTAGTACCCCCGTGGAAGCTGAGAATTGGATCACTCACATTGAGAAGATATACCGAGTGCTTGGTTGTGAAGAGAGGTTTTGGGTGCCATTAGCTGTTTATAAACTAGAGGGGGATGCTCAGCGCTGGTGGATCGCTTTGAGACAAGCGAAAGGGGGTATCGATTTTGAGGATTCATTAGATTGGGTTGATTTCAAAGAGTTGTTTTTCCGTCAGTACTTTTCTGAGGCGGAGAAAGAAGCTGTGATTCGGGAGTATGCGAATATTAAGCAAGGGAATGATGAGTCTATTAATGATTTCACCAAGAGGTTTTTGAGGCTTGTGGGTTTGATTGGTGCTGCTGCTGGGTCTTCTGAGGACCAAGCCCGTAAGTACAAATGGGCTGTTCATGGGCGTTACCGCTCTAAAATGATTAATCTGAAATGTTTTGATGTCGCTGAGGCAGCCGATTATGCTCGGAATTTGGAGATGGAGCGAGCTGAGTATTTGGCTACTAAAAATGAGGATGGTAAAAACAAGAGGGTTAAGATTGCACAACCACTACGATCTGTGCCTGCACCGACTACCAAACAGGGTCAACAATCTGGGAACCAAGGGTATCGTAGTAATAATTGGAATAATAGAGGAAATCAGCAAAGGATTGACAACGGGCCAAATAATAATAACCGTGGTCAATTACAAGTGTACCGTCCCCAAGGGCAGCAAAGGGGTAATGGAAGTGGTGGTGTTAATGCCAACGCACCGTGTGGGACTTGTGGAAAGAATCATCCGGGAAGAGTTTGTTATCGTAGTGCGGGTTCATGTTTTGCTTGTGGAGAGGTTGGTCACTTAGCTAAGGATTGCAAGAATCCTAGACCTGGGTTTGTTCCGAAGGTTCCTCCGCCAGCTCCTGGTGGACGCGTCTTTGCCATGACTGCTGCTCAGGCTGCTGACGCTACAG gtaatcaagggggcgtcgggaacgagggaagagtgtag